One segment of Solanum lycopersicum chromosome 1, SLM_r2.1 DNA contains the following:
- the LOC101268431 gene encoding peptidyl-prolyl cis-trans isomerase CYP22 yields MASGGVGGGVVEWHLRPQVPKNPVVFFDVTIGNIPAGRIKMELFADITPKTAENFRQLCTGEFRKAGVPQGFKNCQFHRVIKDFMIQGGDFLKGDGSGCVSIYGSKFEDENFIAKHTGPGLLSMANSGPNTNGCQFFVSCAKCEWLDNKHVVFGRVLGDGLLVVRKIENVAVGANNKPKLACVIAECGEM; encoded by the exons GGCCACAAGTACCAAAAAACCCAGTTGTATTTTTCGATGTAACAATCGGCAACATCCCTGCTGGTCGCATCAAGATGGAGCTTTTCGCCGATATTACTCCCAAAACTGCTGAGAATTTCAG GCAACTGTGCACGGGAGAATTTAG GAAAGCAGGAGTACCACAAGGCTTTAAGAATTGTCAGTTCCATAGGGTGATTAAGGACTTCATGATCCAAGGTGGTGATTTCCTAAAG GGAGATGGCAGTGGATGTGTTTCCATATATGGAAGcaagtttgaggatgaaaacTTTATTGCCAAGCACACTGGTCCTGGCCTTTTATCAATG GCAAATAGCGGACCAAACACTAATGGATGTCAG TTTTTTGTCTCATGTGCCAAATGTGAGTGGCTCGACAACAAGCATGTCGTTTTTGGG CGTGTTCTTGGAGATGGTCTTTTAGTGGTCAGGAAGATTGAGAATGTGGCTGTTGGAGCAAACAACAAACCAAAGCTGGCATGTGTGATTGCTGAATGTGGAGAGATGTAA
- the LOC101243742 gene encoding trafficking protein particle complex subunit 3-like, with the protein MAPVVPRSGDAIFANVERVNAELFTLTYGAIVRQLLTDLEEVDEVNKQLDQMGYNIGIRLIDEFLAKSNVSRCVDFKETAEVIAKVGLKMFLGVTATVTNWNVEGTTCSLILEDNPLVDFVELPDTCQGLYYCNILSGVVRGALEMVSMKTEVTWLRDMLRGDDAFELQLKLLRQVPEEYPYKDDE; encoded by the exons ATGGCTCCTGTGGTACCCAGATCCGGAGACGCCATTTTCGCCAACGTCGAACGAGTG AACGCAGAGCTTTTCACTCTAACGTATGGAGCAATCGTGCGCCAACTGCTGACTGATCTGGAGGAGGTTGATGAGGTCAATAAACAGCTCGATCAAAT GGGTTATAATATAGGAATCAGGCTCATAGACGAGTTTCTGGCAAAGTCTAATGTTTCAAGGTGTGTTGATTTCAAGGAGACAGCTGAAGTCATTGCCAAG GTCGGTCTCAAAATGTTCCTAGGAGTGACTGCAACAGTGACAAATTGGAATGTTGAGGGAACAACATGCAGTCTAATTTTGGAGGATAACCCCTTGGTAGACTTCGTTGAGCTCCCTGATACCTGTCAAGGCCTATATTATTGTAACATCTTAAGTGGAGTAGTCAGGGGAGCATTAGAAATG GTGTCAATGAAAACAGAGGTCACGTGGCTTCGTGATATGCTCAGAGGGGATGACGCATTTGAGTTGCAACTGAAGCTTCTGAGGCAAGTTCCTGAGGAGTACCCTTACAAAGATGACGAGTAA
- the LOC101244034 gene encoding protein unc-13 homolog: MEEENSIELLQRFRRDRRILLNFILSGSLIKKVAMPPGAVSLEDVDLDQVSVDFVLNCARKGGLLELSEAIRDYHDSTLFPHMSNAGSTDEFFLATNPEQSGLPPRRLPPPVPISTPSPILPTLSTSESIDTEPFEELSSLSKSQSLSSTQQQELTVDDIEDFDDDDDLDEVDSRRYSRRVLNDAADLMLGLPSFATAIGDDDLRETAYEILLAAAGASGGLIVPSKDKKKEKKSRLMRKLGRSKSENVMTQSQHLSGLVSLLETMRVQMEISEAMDVRTRLGLLNAMVGKVGKRMDTILIPLELLCCISRSEFSDKKSYFKWQKRQLNMLEEGLINHPAVGFGESGRKANELRVLLAKIEESESFPPPAAEMQRTECLKSLREIAMPLAERPARGDLTGEVCHWADGYHLNVKLYEKLLLSIFDVLDEGKLTEEVEEILELLKSTWRILGITETIHYTCYAWVLFRQFVITGEQRILQYVIEQLKKIPLKEQRGPQERMHLKSLHSRVEMEKGFQELTFLQSFLLPISKWADKQLGDYHLNYAEGLMMMENTVAVAMLVRRLLLEEPETAMESATISDKEQIEFYVTSSIKNAFTRIIQDVEAISQATNEHPLALLAEHTKKLLQRDNTIYMPILSQRHQNAAAVSASTLHKLYGIKLRPFLDNAEHLTEDTIAVFPAAYSLEHDIMQVIVSSCADGTSDAYCRKLNLFKIETASGTLVLRWVNSQLARILNWVDRAIQQERWVPVSPQQRHGSSIVEVYRIVEETVDQFFSLEVPMRPGELGSLFRGIDNAFQVYAKTILDKIANKEDIVPPVPILTRYSRESGIKAFVKKELKDTRIPDVLKSIEIDVAATSTLCVQLNSLHYAISQLNKLEDSIWARWTRKKHHDKLTKNPAEETAKGFQKKDSFDGSRKDINAAIDRMCEFTGTKIIFCDLREPFIENLYKPSVSQSRLESVMEPLDMVLNQLCDVIMEPLRDRVVTGLLQASLDGLVRVILDGGPSRVFSLGDAKLLEEDLEILKEFFISGGDGLPRGVVENQVARVRQVIKLQGYETREIIEDLRSASELEMQGGRGKLGADTKTLLRILCHRGESEASQFVKKQFKIPKSGA; encoded by the exons ATGGAAGA GGAGAACTCTATAGAGCTTCTACAAAGATTTCGGAGAGATAGGCGGATATTATTGAATTTCATACTTTCAGGAAGCTTAATCAAGAAGGTGGCAATGCCCCCCGGAGCTGTTTCCTTGGAGGATGTGGATCTTGATCAAGTTAGCGTTGATTTTGTCCTCAATTGTGCAAGAAAAG GCGGACTTCTTGAACTATCTGAAGCTATTAGAGATTATCATGACAGTACTCTGTTCCCTCATATG AGTAATGCAGGTTCAACTGATGAATTCTTTCTAGCTACAAATCCTGAACAATCGGGTTTGCCTCCAAGAAGATTACCCCCGCCTGTCCCTATTTCCACACCATCACCAATTTTGCCAACACTCTCAACGTCAGAGTCAATTGATACTGAACCATTTGAAGAGCTTTCCAGTTTATCCAAATCTCAGTCTCTCAGTTCCACACAACAACAAGAGTTAACAGTTGACGACATTGAGGATtttgatgacgatgatgatctAGATGAAGTTGATAGTCGAAGGTATTCAAGAAGAGTTCTCAATGATGCTGCTGATCTTATGCTTGGATTGCCGTCATTTGCTACTG CTATTGGCGATGATGATCTCCGTGAAACAGCATATGAGATCCTTCTGGCTGCTGCTGGAGCTTCAGG GGGCCTCATTGTACCGTCAAAGGACaaaaagaaggagaagaaatcTAGATTGATGAGGAAGCTGGGCCGTAGTAAGAGtgaaaatgtaatgacccagtCACAGCATTTATCTGGACTGGTTAGTTTGTTGGAGACAATGCGTGTCCAGATGGAG ATTTCTGAGGCCATGGATGTCAGGACAAGACTTGGTCTCCTTAATGCGATGGTTGGAAAAGTGGGTAAAAGGATGGATACAATCTTGATTCCACTGGAATTGTTATGTTGTATTTCACGCTCAGAGTTTTCTGACAAAAAGTCATATTTTAAGTGGCAAAAGAGACAA TTAAACATGTTGGAGGAGGGGCTCATAAATCATCCTGCCGTAGGGTTTGGGGAATCTGGGCGAAAAGCAAATGAGCTAAGGGTTCTTTTAGCTAAGATAGAGGAATCTGAG TCTTTTCCTCCTCCTGCAGCAGAGATGCAAAGGACAGAATGTTTAAAATCTTTGAGAGAGATCGCTATGCCATTGGCAGAAAGGCCAGCTCGAGGTGACTTAACTGGTGAAGTATGCCACTGGGCTGATGGTTATCACCTGAATGTCAAATTATACGAGAAACTACTTCTCAgtatttttgatgttttagaTGAGGGAAAGCTCACAGAG GAAGTTGAAGAAATTTTGGAGCTTCTAAAGTCCACATGGCGTATTTTGGGAATCACAGAAACCATCCACTACACTTGCTATGCTTGGGTATTATTTCGACAG TTTGTCATCACGGGAGAGCAAAGGATCTTGCAATATGTCATTGAAcagttaaaaaaaatacctttGAAGGAGCAAAGGGGACCGCAAGAGAGAATGCACTTGAAGAGTTTGCATTCTAGAGTTGAAATGGAGAAGGGATTCCAAGAGTTGACATTCTTGCAGTCTTTCTTGTTGCCAATTTCAAAATGGGCTGATAAGCAGTTGGGAGACTACCATCTTAATTATGCTGAG GGGTTGATGATGATGGAAAACACTGTGGCAGTTGCTATGCTTGTTCGAAGACTTCTTCTAGAAGAACCTGAAACA GCAATGGAGTCTGCAACAATATCAGATAAAGAGCAGATAGAGTTCTACGTGACATCTTCAATCAAGAATGCATTTACAAGG ATAATACAAGATGTTGAGGCAATATCTCAAGCAACAAATGAGCATCCTTTAGCACTGCTTGCAGAACACACGAAGAAACTATTGCAAAGAGATAATACTATTTACATGCCTATCTTATCTCAACGGCATCAAAATGCTGCTGCTGTTTCTGCATCCACACTTCACAAGCTTTATGGTATCAAATTG AGACCATTCCTTGATAATGCGGAACATCTGACCGAGGATACAATAGCTGTCTTTCCTGCTGCTTATAGTCTTGAGCATGATATAATGCAAGTTATCGTATCTTCTTGTGCTGATGGAACATCAGATGCTTATTGTAGAAAACTAAACTTGTTCAAG ATTGAGACTGCGTCTGGGACATTGGTACTACGATGGGTGAATTCACAACTTGCAAGGATTTTGAATTGGGTTGACCGGGCTATTCAGCAGGAG CGGTGGGTACCGGTTTCACCTCAACAAAGGCATGGAAGTTCAATTGTTGAAGTCTACAGGATTGTGGAAGAG ACGGTCGATCAGTTCTTTTCTCTGGAAGTTCCGATGAGGCCAGGAGAACTGGGTAGCCTCTTTCGCGGCATTGATAATGCATTTCAAGTATATGCAAAGACCATATTAGATAAGATTG CTAATAAGGAAGATATTGTTCCACCTGTGCCTATTTTGACGAGATACTCAAGGGAAAGTGGAATTAAGGCATTTGTAAAGAAGGAGTTGAAGGATACAAGGATACCAGATGTCCTGAAGTCTATTGAAATTGACGTAGCGGCAACATCAACGCTCTGTGTGCAGTTGAATAGCCTTCAT TATGCTATTAGCCAACTGAATAAATTGGAGGACAGCATTTGGGCGCGATGGACAAGGAAAAAGCATCATGATAAATTGACAA AGAACCCTGCGGAGGAAACCGCAAAAGGTTTCCAGAAGAAGGACTCATTCGATGGAAGCAGAAAGGATATCAATGCTGCAATTGACAGAATGTGTGAATTTACTG GAACAAAAATCATTTTCTGTGACTTGAGAGAACCATTCATTGAGAATCTCTATAAACCCAGTGTTTCACAGTCTAGGTTGGAATCAGTAATGGAGCCACTCGATATg GTTCTTAATCAACTTTGTGATGTGATAATGGAGCCACTGCGGGATCGTGTTGTAACAGGACTGCTTCAAGCATCACTG GATGGCCTAGTCAGAGTTATATTAGATGGAGGACCATCACGTGTATTCTCCCTGGGTGATGCTAAGCTATTGGAGGAGGATCTAGAGATCTTGAAG GAATTCTTCATTTCGGGTGGGGATGGGCTTCCTCGTGGAGTAGTCGAAAATCAAGTTGCACGTGTTCGGCAGGTGATAAAGTTGCAAGGTTATGAG ACTAGGGAAATAATAGAAGACCTGAGATCTGCTAGTGAGTTAGAAATGCAGGGCGGAAGGGGTAAATTAGGTGCTGATACCAAGACCCTTCTTAGGATCCTGTGTCATCGAGGAGAGTCAGAGGCCTCTCAGTTTGTCAAGAAGCAATTCAAAATCCCCAAATCTGGAGCTTAG
- the LOC101244320 gene encoding protein arginine methyltransferase yields the protein MAMEELNTVYMEVEDDNSDDDKDQNWDDWENGDEEDEEEAMSSKLLCLFCDSTYDSSNALFEHCASEHRFHFNTLKNSLALDFYGCFKLINYVRSKVAGNKCWSCGIVCRSKEDLLNHLHEVASFDNGKLPWNDDEFLKPFLNEDALLYSFDEDDEGEDDMDNMPIDKEELIKDLEQISIDEDDFTLETEENKPTAFSLSGGKSTSLTNTTLSNGVVSAEGGVSSYKNNHDLDSSLYIAKVAANKIKDVNKNYFGGYSSYGIHRDMISDKVRTDAYRQAILENPSLLKGAVVMDVGCGTGILSLFAAQAGASRVIAVEASEKMAAVAAKIAKDNNLLRIGSKNEGSDQGNGVMEVVQGMVEELKSAQKVQPHSVDVLVSEWMGYCLLYESMLSSVLYARDQFLKPGGAVLPDMATMFAAGFGRGGTSIPFWENVYGFNMSCIGEEIVKDASRIPIVDVVDSRDIITNSKVLQNFDLVTMKLEEMDFTGMVELELKGETSANGSTGSKPVTNWCYGVVVWFETGFTERFCKEKPTNLSTSPHTTSTHWSQTILTFSEPIAMVSPGTLNVDKMAAVGSDACPAVKIQCRISVVRAAQHRSIDISMELSGIGPFGRKRNWPAQMFNVL from the exons ATGGCGATGGAGGAATTGAACACCGTATATATGGAAGTAGAAGATGATAACTCAGACGACGATAAGGACCAGAATTGGGACGATTGGGAAAACGGAGAcgaagaagatgaagaggagGCTATGAGCTCAAAATTACTCTGTTTGTTCTGCGACTCTACTTACGATTCCAGTAACGCGCTCTTTGAGCACTGTGCATCCGAACATCGGTTCCATTTCAACACTCTCAAGAACTCGCTTGCCTTGGATTTTTATGGCTGCTTTAAGCTAATTAATTATGTTAGGTCTAAG GTTGCTGGGAACAAATGCTGGAGTTGTGGCATTGTATGTCGGTCAAAGGAAGATTTACTGAATCACTTGCACGAAGTTGCTAGTTTTGATAATGGCAAGCTTCCTTGGAATGATGATGAGTTTCTGAAGCCTTTCTTGAATGAGGATGCACTTTTGTATAGCTTTGATGAAGACGATGAAGGTGAAGATGATATGGACAATATGCCTATTGACAAAGAGGAGTTAATTAAAGATCTTGAACAAATTAGCATCGATGAGGATGATTTTACTCTCGAAACAGAAGAAAACAAACCTACAGCCTTTAGTCTCAGTGGAGGGAAATCTACTTCATTGACAAATACTACTCTCAGCAATGGCGTTGTCTCTGCAGAAGGTGGTGTTTCTTCGTATAAGAACAACCATGACCTAGATTCCAGCTTATATATCGCAAAAGTTGCAGCAAATAAGATCAAGGATgtaaataaaaactattttggTGGTTATAGTTCGTATGGTATCCACAGGGACATGATAAGTGATAAG GTAAGAACTGATGCTTATCGGCAAGCCATTCTGGAGAATCCTTCTCTCTTAAAAGGCGCTGTAGTCATGGATGTAGGTTGTGGTACTGGCATATTGAG TCTCTTTGCAGCCCAAGCAGGTGCGTCAAGGGTGATTGCAGTTGAAGCAAGTGAAAAGATGGCAGCTGTGGCAGCTAAG ATTGCTAAAGACAATAACCTTTTGCGGATTGGAAGCAAGAATGAAGGTTCTGATCAAGGCAATGGTGTGATGGAAGTGGTTCAAGGAATGGTTGAAGAGCTAAAGAGTGCCCAGAAAGTTCAGCCACACAGTGTTGATGTGTTAGTGAGTGAATGGATGGGTTATTGCCTGCTTTATGAGTCAATGCTCAGCTCTGTCCTGTATGCACGTGATCAATTTTTGAAGCCTGGAGGTGCCGTTCTTCCTGACATGGCAACAATG tttgctGCTGGGTTTGGAAGAGGCGGTACAAGCATTCCATTTTGGGAAAATGTTTATGGCTTTAATATGTCTTGTATCGGCGAGGAAATCGTTAAAGATGCTTCCAGAATTCCAATAGTTGATGTTGTTGACAGTCGTGATATAATAACCAATTCAAAAGTTCTCCAG AACTTTGATCTGGTGACTATGAAGCTGGAGGAGATGGATTTTACAGGAATGGTTGAACTGGAGCTGAAGGGAGAAACTTCTGCAAACGGGTCTACAGGTTCAAAACCTGTAACAAACTGGTGTTATGGAGTTGTCGTTTGGTTTGAAACTGGATTTACAGAAAGATTCTGTAAAGAAAAGCCAACTAACTTGTCCACATCTCCCCATACTACCAGCACTCACTGGTCGCAGACTATCCTCACTTTCTCAGAACCAATTGCAATGGTATCCCCAGGTACACTAAATGTTGACAAAATGGCAGCAGTTGGTTCTGATGCCTGCCCCGCGGTGAAAATACAATGTCGGATCAGTGTAGTTCGTGCTGCTCAGCATCGAAGCATTGACATTTCCATGGAGCTATCAGGAATCGGACCTTTTGGTAGAAAACGAAATTGGCCAGCACAAATGTTTAATGTATTGTAA
- the LOC101249772 gene encoding CO(2)-response secreted protease-like, producing MAFLFHFSPIIISTFFLMITSCIASNDQTPQPYIVYMGSPLNNSGDSAEISKLTHLQLLSSIIPSEESERISVKHSFHHAYRGFCALLTKQEATLLSGYEEVVSVFPDPILELHTTRSWDFLASYDSTNNYNYNASSNYDVIIGVIDTGIWPESPSFDDQHIGEVPSRWKGVCMEGFDFHKSNCNRKLIGARFYDIKDEDSTKLPETTRKPNGTPRDRVGHGTNTASIAAGAFVPNATYYGLASGIARGGSPFSRIATYKACSEGYCQGSAILKAIDDAIKDGVDIISISIGRSFVFQTDYKDDPLAIGAFHAAERGIGVVCSGGNEGPDPYTLTNFAPWIFTVAASTIDRKFQTNVALGNNVTLKGTGISFNTSPHAETYPLVFGENVYFHPSLTSQARNCMPGSLDAKKVAGKIIVCMNDNWSISRLIKKLVVQDANAKGLILIDEQDKSSPFDSGNFPFAEFGKIAGAKILQYINSSQNPCAIIFPANEIRRFKPAPVVADSSSRGPASLTENILKPDITAPGVGILSATIPNTEKGSSLFGITSGTSMACPHVSGAMAFIKSIHPTWTFSMIKSAIMTTATISNNLRMPLTNTSNLDASPHEIGAGELNPIKALNPGLIFETTMNDYYNFLCYYGYKEKEIRLIVSKKNNFNCPRNSTSTTKKELISHMNYPSISIEKLDQNYGVSRVKRVAMNVGSPNSTYTSSIIGPPGLIVRVFPEKIEFVKEIKKVSFDILFDGKNASKGYNFGFIIWSDGFHKVKMVFAVNVE from the exons ATGgcttttctctttcatttttctcctaTTATTATCTCCACATTTTTTCTTATGATCACTTCTTGCATAGCATCAAATGATCAAACTCCCCAG CCTTACATCGTATATATGGGTAGTCCTTTGAATAACAGCGGAGACTCAgctgaaatttcaaaattaactcATCTACAATTGTTGTCATCCATTATCCCAAG TGAAGAAAGTGAGAGAATCTCAGTGAAGCATTCATTTCATCATGCCTATAGGGGCTTTTGTGCTTTGCTTACTAAACAAGAAGCCACCCTTTTGTCTG GTTATGAAGAGGTTGTATCAGTATTTCCAGATCCTATACTTGAACTTCACACAACACGTTCCTGGGATTTTTTGGCATCTTATGATTCTACCAACAACTACAATTACAATGCTTCTTCTAATTATGACGTTATTATTGGAGTTATTGACACAG gTATATGGCCAGAGTCACCTAGTTTTGATGACCAACACATTGGAGAAGTACCATCAAGATGGAAAGGAGTTTGCATGGAAGGATTTGACTTTCACAAGTCTAACTGCAATAG GAAGTTGATTGGTGCAAGATTTTACGATATTAAAGATGAAGATTCGACAAAATTACCTGAAACCACTAGAAAACCAAATGGAACACCAAGGGACAGAGTAGGGCATGGAACAAACACAGCCTCAATTGCAGCAGGTGCATTTGTCCCTAATGCCACTTACTATGGCCTAGCAAGTGGCATTGCTAGGGGAGGCTCACCCTTTTCTAGGATAGCAACTTACAAAGCATGCTCAGAGGGATATTGTCAag GTTCTGCGATACTTAAAGCGATTGATGATGCAATTAAAGATGGAGTTGACATAATTTCAATATCTATTGGAAGAAGTTTTGTTTTTCAAACTGATTATAAGGATGATCCACTCGCAATTGGGGCTTTTCATGCTGCTGAAAGAGGTATTGGTGTTGTTTGTTCTGGTGGAAATGAAGGGCCTGATCCTTACACTCTCACAAATTTTGCTCCTTGGATTTTCACTGTTGCTGCTTCTACTATTGATAGAAAATTTCAGACCAATGTTGCCCTGGGTAACAATGTCACTTTGAAG GGAACAGGAATAAGTTTCAATACTAGTCCTCACGCCGAAACTTATCCCCTTGTATTTGGTGAAAATGTTTATTTCCACCCCTCTTTAACTTCTCAAGCCAG GAATTGTATGCCAGGGTCACTTGATGCTAAAAAAGTTGCTGGGAAAATAATTGTTTGTATGAATGATAACTGGTCAATATCAAGGTTAATCAAGAAATTAGTTGTGCAAGATGCTAATGCAAAaggtttaattttaattgatgaGCAAGACAAAAGTTCTCCCTTTGATTCAGGCAATTTCCCATTTGCTGAATTTGGAAAAATAGCTGGGGCAAAAATTCTTCAATATATTAATTCCTCCCA AAATCCATGTGCGATTATATTTCCGGCTAATGAGATCCGAAGATTTAAGCCAGCTCCGGTAGTCGCAGATTCTTCTTCACGTGGACCCGCATCACTTACCGAAAATATTCTCAAG CCTGATATAACAGCTCCTGGTGTTGGAATATTATCAGCTACGATCCCAAATACTGAAAAAGGATCATCTTTATTTGGTATTACATCAGGAACATCAATGGCATGTCCACATGTAAGTGGAGCTATGGCCTTCATTAAATCAATTCATCCAACATGGACCTTTTCAATGATCAAATCTGCTATAATGACAACAG CAACAATATCTAATAATCTGAGAATGCCCTTGACAAATACATCAAATCTTGATGCAAGTCCACATGAAATTGGTGCTGGTGAATTAAATCCTATTAAAGCTCTAAATCCAGGCTTAATATTTGAAACAACCATGAATGATTACTACAATTTCCTTTGTTATTATGgatacaaagaaaaagaaattagatTAATAgtatcaaagaaaaataattttaattgtcCAAGAAATAGTACTAGTACTACCAAAAAGGAACTCATATCACACATGAATTACCCTTCAATCTCTATAGAAAAACTTGATCAAAATTATGGGGTCTCGAGAGTCAAACGAGTTGCGATGAATGTTGGTTCTCCAAATTCCACGTATACTTCCTCGATTATTGGTCCACCCGGTTTGATTGTTAGGGTTTTTCcagaaaaaattgaatttgtgaaagaaataaaaaaagtttcttttgacaTATTGTTTGATGGTAAGAACGCATCAAAAGGTTACAATTTTGGATTTATAATATGGTCAGATGGCTTTCATAAAGTTAAGATGGTATTTGCAGTGAATGTtgaatag